Sequence from the Cuniculiplasma divulgatum genome:
AGTCAGCGGAATACCTTATCAATGTGGCAAATTTCATCGACGATCTCCTGGTCCGGTATTACGGGATGGCCCCACATTATCTCTGCTCCAGGCCGGAGGATCTCATAGGGAAACTGGTCATAGGCCTTGCTCCACACACCTCAGGAGGAATACTGGGCAGGATCATCGGCTTCTCGGAGGCAAGCGGCTGTTATGCCCATCCGTTCTTCCATGCGGCAAAGAGGAGGAACTGCGACGGTGATGAGGACAGCATCCTCCTTCTAATGGACGGGCTCCTGAATTTTTCAAGGGAATATCTCCCGTCCACAAGGGGCGGCCTGATGGATGCACCGCTGGTGCTCACTGTCCAGCTGAACCCGGATGAAGTTGACAAGGAGGCCATGAACGTGGATACCCTCTGGGAATATCCGCTGGAATTTTACAGGGCAATGGAGGAGAGGCGTGCTCCATCGGAGATAGAGGAACTGATGATGACCATGAGCGTTCGCATCAAGAAGACAGGCAGTTTCATGGGATCAGGATTCACAACAGGCACCTCAGACATAAACGGAGGAGTGCTGGTGTGCTCATACAAGACCATTGACACAATGGAGGAGAAGATAGAGAGGCAGCTTTCGCTGGCCAGAAGGCTCAGGGGAGTGGACGAGGACGATGTTGCTGCCAGGGTACTGAACTCCCATTTCCTGCCTGACATGTACGGCAACTTCAGGAAATTCTTCTCCCAGGAGTTCAGGTGCACCAAGTGCAATACCAAGTACCGCAGGGTCCCCCTGTCCGGGAAATGCCTGAAGTGCGGAAACCATAACCTGATCCTGACAATACACAAGGGGAGTGTCATAAAATACATGAATGAGACAGTGAAGATATCCAGGGAATTCAACCTGCCATGGTACCTGAACGTGCGCATAGACAATCTGGTCCGCACAATCAAGGGAACATTCAATTTTGATGAGGAGGCCCAGCCGGAACCTCAGCATGACCTGAGCAGCTTTGATGACGACAGGCCGCAGGTTGCCACAGTTCAGGCCGATCGCGACCTGGACAGTTACCAGGAGGATGATGAGGAATGATAGGATCACTCTTTGTGACCGGACCTGCAGGAACCGGAAAATCCACATTCTGCGCAGCATACAAGGACTGGCTCATCTCAAACGGCTACGACGCAGCTATCGTGAACCTTGATCCCGGTTCGGAATACATCCCCTATGAGGCGGAGATTGACATCAGGGAGACCATTTCCCTGAGCCAGATCATGTCGGAATACAATCTTGGGCCAAACGGCGCACAGATTGTTGCCGCGGATCTGCTTCTGGAAAATACGGAGCCTGTTACAAAGGTGCTGAGGGAACTTGAGGATTATTACGTGATTTTCGACACGCCTGGCCAGATCGAGCTGTTCAGCTTCAGGCCGGGGAGCCCAATGCTGGTGGATCGCCTGAGCAACGGGAAGGCAATGATTGCATTCATAGCTGATGCTGTGCTGTCTGCCTCCCCATCAGGATTCATATCCCAGAAGATGCTCTTCGGATCGGTCCTTTCCAGATTCTACAAGCCCATGCTGTTCGTGCTGAACAAGCTCGATCTCATCACCGATGATGATCTGGAGGCGGTCATGAGATGGGAGGATTCTCCTGATCTTCTCCGGGATGCCCTCATGGACGAGAAGCAGGAGATGGTGAAGGACTACTTCTCCGCTGTGCTCAACGCATTCAAGGAGAGCCAGATGGTCAGCAAGATCTTCCCCGTTTCTGCAAAGGACATGTACGGCTTCGAGGACATCTACAGCGAGATGTCGCTTTTCTTCACCGGGGGATCAGACACCGATACCATGTACAGGGACGACTGAAAGCTGTTCTTCTATTATTTTATGCATTTTAAAAAAAACCGAATCACGATCCTTATTAAAGGGGGCTGCCGGAATTATGCCAATCCTTTAAGCCATCCTCCTGCCCCTGCAAAAATGTTTTAATCCCATGGCAATAGTAGCCACAATGGGAGCAAAACATCACTGCCTTATATGCGGAGACCTCATCTACGGCGGCATGTACTGTTCCACCTGCTCCCGTGAAATAGGGAGATCCAGAACCATGGACGATGAATCCATGGAGGAGTGGATTGACCGTGTCAGGTACACAAAACCAATGTATCTTTATTCGGAACACCATAACCTGCTCCAGCTGGATGTGTTCTTCTGGCACTGACCGGCCTGTTTTCCTCTTAAAAACATTACTGTACAGCCGTCATTAAGGTTTTATATTAAGACTCAATGAAGAAACAGGTGAAAAAATGGCTGAAAACTGGCAAATAAAAGACAAACTGAAGCCAAGCGGGCTGGATGGAATTTCTGACAAGCAGATAGATTACCATTTTGAAACCCACTACAAGGGCTATGTGAACAAGCTGAACGAGATCTGGGAGAAGCTCCCAAACGCAGACAGGAGCAAGGCGAACCAGAATTACAGTGAATTCAGGGAACTCAAGCTGGAGGAGACCTTCAACTTTGATGGATCACTCCTGCACGAAACCTACTTTGCAAACCTCGCAAAGGAACACGCTCCCGTGTCTGAATCCTTCAAGAAGCAGGTTGAGAAGGACTTCGGAAGTTATGAGAAGTGGGTTGAGGATTTCAAGGCAACTGGAGTTGCTTTCAGGGGCTGGAGCCTTTGCGTCTTCGACCTTAACACGGGAAAGCTGAGGAATGTCGGCGCCGATGTCCACAACACCAATGGCATATGGAATGCCATACTTGTGCTTGCCCTGGACGTCTATGAGCATGCATACTACACGGACTACGGACCAAAGAGAGCTCCATACCTGGACGCCTTCCTGAAGAACGTGAAGTGGTCAGATGTGGAACAGAGGCTTGAAAAGGCCAAGAAAATGTATGAAATTTTCAAATAATCCCCTTTTTTTTGTTCAGTCGCAGACAATAATATTTTAACCGGTTCATGATACAAAGGCAGAATGGAGAAAACCCCTGTCCTGCCTTTCCGTGAATCAGATTTCGGGCCCTCTGTTGAGGGCATAGCCGATCTGATGAATTCCCCGTTCTCGCTGGAAGTCCAGGCTAAGGCCGCTGAATTCAGGAGCATGGGGCAGAAGTCAGCGGAAGATCTCTTTGGGGAACTCTGTTTCTGCATCCTTGCTGCAAACACCTCTGCCGAGATGGGCCTCCGGACCCAGCTGTATATAGGGAACCACGGGTTCATAAACTACCCGGAGGAAAAACTCAGGGATGAACTGAAGAAGGTGAAGTACAGGTTCTACAACCTCAGGAGCTCTTTCATAGTTAAAGCCAGACCAGTAATGTACATGCTTCCGGACATTGCAAGGAGCATGGACCCATGGGAGGCCAGGGAATTCCTGGTGGAGAACGTCAAGGGCATAGGGTACAAGGAGGCATCACATTTCCTGAGGAATGTTGGGGTTTTCCGTTTTGCCATCCTGGACAAGCATATCATCAGGATGCTATCCTCTGCCTTCCCGGATGGCGGGGGAGCAAAGATCACCTCGCCTTCAAGGTATCTGGAAATGGAGAAGTACTTCCTGGCCCTGGCGGAATCGCTGAATCTCGAGCCGGGAATCCTGGACCTCTACATGTGGAAGATTGCCACTGGAAAGCTGATAAAGTAAAGTACCGGCAAACTGTTTGTACCAGATAGTGCATGCAATTCTATGATGTCCTACGATGATGTTGCCAGGGCGGACAGGAATTATGAATACTTTGTTGGGGACCTGTGGACCCTCATGCAGAATGCCGGAGCCAGGGTGGCGGAATATGTTTCAGCGTCCCAGGGAGACGGAAAGAAAGTTCTGGTGGTTGCCGGGAACGGCAACAATGGCGGGGACGGCATTGTGGCGGGAACGCTGCTTTCAGGGAAAAACACCGTGAGCCTCTTCCCCATCTCCGGGCCATATGGAATGAAGACCAGGGATTCCCGCCATGCCATGAGGGATTACAGGGGCAGGTTCATGGACATGCAGTCTTTCATGGAGGAAGCATCCAGCTACCATGTGATCATCGATGCCATCTTCGGGTCCGGTTTTTCAGGCGAACCCCGGCCCCCGTATGACACCATAATCAGGAAGATCAATGAATCCGGCGTATACATTGTGTCCGTTGACGTTCCATCTGCACTTGGATCATCACTCCCTGTGAAGCCGGATGCCACAGTGACCTTTTCCGATTCCAAGACAGGAATGACACCCGAGAACTCCGGAAAAATAGTTGTCGCCGACATAGGCATTCCAGAAAAGGTCTTCACCCATAACGGCCCCGGTGAATTTGTCTATTTCAGAAAATCAGAGAAATCCTCCCACAAGGGCATGAACGGCAGGGCCGCAATAATAGGCGGATGGACCTACCATGGTTCTGCCGTTATTGCATCCGGAGGAGCAATGGCCGTAGGTTCCGATCTGGTGAAGATCTACACCACTGGCCTCAATTATCCAATCATTTCCTCATACGATCCGGGCATCATTGTGAGGAACCTGGATCTTGAAGTACCCCATGAAGAGGTCATGAACAATGATTCCATACTGGTAGGATCCGGCCTGGGGAAGGGGCAGGATGTTCACTTCATAACAGGCCTGGTGAAGGGATTCACGGGCACAATAGTCCTTGACGCCGAAGGGCTGGACTTCCACAGGCAGATCAGGGAAGCCGCTCCAGGCAGCCGCATCATCATGACACCGCATACCGGGGAATTCCGGCGCATCTCAGGTCTGGAGCCCACCGCTGAAAATGCAGCTGCGTTTGCCAGATCCACAGGATCCTGCGTGATCCTGAAGGGCGTTGTGGACACCGTCACCGATGGAAAGGCCACAAGATTCACTGAGGGGGGCAACCCCAGGATGACCATGGGCGGAACCGGCGATCTGCTTGCGGGACTCGTGACTGGTCTGGCTGCCAGGACTGCCGACCCCTTCAGGGCCTCGTGCATGGCCTCATTCCTCAACAAGAGTGCTGGCGACTTCTGCCAGAGGCAGAAATCACTCTGGTACAGCGTCACTGACATGATTCACGCCATCCCGGATCTCATGATACAGTACGTGGGATAGATCCTGATGGATTCAGGCATTTCATGGTAAAAATTTTAACACCGTTGCAATAGCCTTTATTATCATGTTAATAGTGCCATCCTCGTCGTCTCTGAAACTTGCAAAGTCCGTGGCAGAAATATCCGGATCAACCCTGTCGGATGTTGAAAGAAAGAGGTTCCCTGACGGCGAGATGTATGTCAGGATTCTTTCAGAAACCCTGAACATGGATGTTGCTGTTCTGGGGAATACACGCACGGATTCTGATATCCTGGAGATGCTCCTCCTGCTGAATGCGGCAAGGGAGGGCGGAGCAAAGCGGGTCATTGCAGTCATACCCTACTTCGGATATGCCAGGCAGCATATGCGCTACAAGGACGGGGAGCCCGTATCATCCAGGGTCATTACCCAGGCTCTGGATAACTCCAGTGATGAGATAATATGCGTGGAGATACACGACGAGCAGACCCTGAGCTTCTCCAGCAAGCCGTTCCGGAACCTCAGCGCTGAACGGTCAATGACTGATCATTTCATGA
This genomic interval carries:
- a CDS encoding ATP/GTP-binding protein — its product is MIGSLFVTGPAGTGKSTFCAAYKDWLISNGYDAAIVNLDPGSEYIPYEAEIDIRETISLSQIMSEYNLGPNGAQIVAADLLLENTEPVTKVLRELEDYYVIFDTPGQIELFSFRPGSPMLVDRLSNGKAMIAFIADAVLSASPSGFISQKMLFGSVLSRFYKPMLFVLNKLDLITDDDLEAVMRWEDSPDLLRDALMDEKQEMVKDYFSAVLNAFKESQMVSKIFPVSAKDMYGFEDIYSEMSLFFTGGSDTDTMYRDD
- a CDS encoding N-glycosylase/DNA lyase; the protein is MEKTPVLPFRESDFGPSVEGIADLMNSPFSLEVQAKAAEFRSMGQKSAEDLFGELCFCILAANTSAEMGLRTQLYIGNHGFINYPEEKLRDELKKVKYRFYNLRSSFIVKARPVMYMLPDIARSMDPWEAREFLVENVKGIGYKEASHFLRNVGVFRFAILDKHIIRMLSSAFPDGGGAKITSPSRYLEMEKYFLALAESLNLEPGILDLYMWKIATGKLIK
- a CDS encoding ribose-phosphate diphosphokinase; the encoded protein is MLIVPSSSSLKLAKSVAEISGSTLSDVERKRFPDGEMYVRILSETLNMDVAVLGNTRTDSDILEMLLLLNAAREGGAKRVIAVIPYFGYARQHMRYKDGEPVSSRVITQALDNSSDEIICVEIHDEQTLSFSSKPFRNLSAERSMTDHFMNHVPDYVLSPDDGGYDRAKKLAESIGTRAAYIFKKRIDPKTVEMKLPDIDFSGRTILLVDDIISTGGTIIKAIKLLRQAGASRISVAAVHGVFARDSDRIISSEVDELAVCDTIDGPYSTISIAGTIAGSLER
- a CDS encoding nucleotide-binding protein gives rise to the protein MGAKHHCLICGDLIYGGMYCSTCSREIGRSRTMDDESMEEWIDRVRYTKPMYLYSEHHNLLQLDVFFWH
- a CDS encoding NAD(P)H-hydrate dehydratase, which translates into the protein MMSYDDVARADRNYEYFVGDLWTLMQNAGARVAEYVSASQGDGKKVLVVAGNGNNGGDGIVAGTLLSGKNTVSLFPISGPYGMKTRDSRHAMRDYRGRFMDMQSFMEEASSYHVIIDAIFGSGFSGEPRPPYDTIIRKINESGVYIVSVDVPSALGSSLPVKPDATVTFSDSKTGMTPENSGKIVVADIGIPEKVFTHNGPGEFVYFRKSEKSSHKGMNGRAAIIGGWTYHGSAVIASGGAMAVGSDLVKIYTTGLNYPIISSYDPGIIVRNLDLEVPHEEVMNNDSILVGSGLGKGQDVHFITGLVKGFTGTIVLDAEGLDFHRQIREAAPGSRIIMTPHTGEFRRISGLEPTAENAAAFARSTGSCVILKGVVDTVTDGKATRFTEGGNPRMTMGGTGDLLAGLVTGLAARTADPFRASCMASFLNKSAGDFCQRQKSLWYSVTDMIHAIPDLMIQYVG
- a CDS encoding Fe-Mn family superoxide dismutase; amino-acid sequence: MAENWQIKDKLKPSGLDGISDKQIDYHFETHYKGYVNKLNEIWEKLPNADRSKANQNYSEFRELKLEETFNFDGSLLHETYFANLAKEHAPVSESFKKQVEKDFGSYEKWVEDFKATGVAFRGWSLCVFDLNTGKLRNVGADVHNTNGIWNAILVLALDVYEHAYYTDYGPKRAPYLDAFLKNVKWSDVEQRLEKAKKMYEIFK